One window of the Pedobacter ginsengisoli genome contains the following:
- the fabV gene encoding enoyl-ACP reductase FabV: MIIEPRMRGFICLTAHPKGCEQNVINQINYVKSKGEIDGPKRVLVIGASTGFGLASRITSAFGSGAATVGVYFEKPPAPGKTASPGWYNSAAFEDQAQKAGLYAKSVNGDAFSTEIKQKVIDLIKADLGQIDLVVYSLASPKRVHPITGVTHNSVLKPIGENTFTNKTVDFHTGVVSEVSIAPANEEEIENTVAVMGGEDWGMWIDELKAANLLAPEAITVAYSYIGPAVTEAVYRKGTIGRAKDHLEATAFAISDKLKDINGKAFVSVNKALVTQASSAIPVIPLYISLLYKIMKEKGTHEGCIEQMQRLFADRLYSKDGIATDEQGRIRVDDWEMDSDVQDKVAALWAEATEESLPTIGDLAGYKRDFLNLFGFDVDGIDYTKDTDEMVAVPGLV, translated from the coding sequence ATGATTATAGAACCTAGAATGCGCGGTTTTATTTGCCTTACGGCACATCCAAAAGGATGCGAGCAAAATGTAATAAACCAGATCAATTATGTAAAGTCAAAAGGCGAAATTGACGGGCCTAAAAGGGTTCTCGTAATTGGAGCCTCTACAGGATTTGGATTAGCATCAAGAATAACAAGCGCATTTGGATCTGGCGCAGCCACTGTTGGCGTTTATTTTGAAAAACCACCTGCACCAGGTAAAACGGCTTCGCCGGGATGGTATAACTCTGCTGCATTCGAAGATCAGGCTCAAAAGGCTGGTTTATATGCTAAAAGTGTAAATGGTGATGCTTTTTCAACTGAAATTAAGCAAAAAGTGATTGACCTGATCAAAGCTGATTTAGGGCAAATTGATCTTGTTGTTTACAGTCTGGCTTCTCCAAAAAGAGTGCATCCAATAACAGGTGTAACGCACAATTCGGTTTTAAAACCAATTGGCGAAAATACATTTACTAATAAAACTGTTGATTTCCATACCGGAGTAGTTTCTGAAGTATCTATTGCACCTGCAAACGAAGAGGAAATAGAAAATACTGTTGCCGTTATGGGCGGCGAAGATTGGGGAATGTGGATCGACGAATTAAAAGCTGCAAATTTACTGGCTCCAGAGGCCATCACTGTTGCTTATTCATATATAGGCCCTGCGGTTACTGAAGCGGTTTACCGTAAAGGAACTATCGGCAGAGCAAAAGATCATTTGGAAGCTACTGCTTTTGCCATTTCCGATAAGCTTAAAGACATTAACGGAAAAGCATTTGTTTCTGTAAACAAAGCATTGGTTACCCAGGCAAGTTCTGCAATCCCAGTTATACCTTTATACATTTCGTTGCTTTATAAAATAATGAAAGAAAAAGGTACGCACGAAGGATGTATAGAGCAGATGCAACGCTTATTTGCCGATCGTTTATACAGTAAAGACGGTATTGCTACTGATGAGCAGGGCAGAATCCGTGTAGATGATTGGGAAATGGATAGTGATGTGCAAGATAAAGTTGCAGCACTTTGGGCTGAAGCTACCGAAGAATCACTTCCTACAATTGGCGATCTGGCTGGTTATAAAAGAGATTTCTTAAACCTGTTTGGCTTTGATGTTGATGGTATCGATTATACAAAAGATACTGACGAGATGGTTGCTGTTCCCGGATTGGTTTAA
- a CDS encoding DUF3037 domain-containing protein, translating into MQESHLFEYAVIRVVPRVEREEFINVGVVVYCAKQKFLRALISLDESRLEVFKADLDCDVLKANLIAFERICAGEKDSGPIGKLDAASRFRWLTATRSTVVQSSKVHPGFCKDAMETLNKLHKQLVLL; encoded by the coding sequence ATGCAAGAGAGTCACTTATTTGAGTACGCAGTTATTCGTGTGGTTCCAAGGGTTGAACGCGAAGAATTCATTAATGTGGGTGTGGTTGTGTATTGTGCAAAACAAAAGTTTTTAAGAGCGCTGATCTCTTTAGATGAAAGCAGATTGGAAGTTTTTAAAGCAGATCTGGACTGCGATGTTTTAAAAGCAAATCTGATTGCTTTTGAGCGCATCTGTGCGGGCGAAAAGGATAGTGGCCCAATTGGCAAATTGGATGCCGCTTCGCGCTTCAGGTGGCTTACGGCTACGCGTAGTACTGTTGTGCAATCATCAAAAGTACATCCCGGATTTTGTAAAGATGCAATGGAAACACTTAATAAGCTGCACAAACAGCTAGTGCTTTTATAA
- a CDS encoding beta-N-acetylhexosaminidase: MKTRLTKWVMLGVLLISALPMYAQLNIIPLPASIKENGASFTLNSQTKIYYEKGLKQQAELLYSALSPATGFNFEVTDQKKAVKNIIVLKVSKGGAPMAKTDALNKESYKLSVKNDVITIEGTSPAGVFYGAQTLLQMLPAEIYNKQLQRKTIWKIKGAEIADAPSYEWRGMMLDVARYFFGKHFVLKFIDMMAMYKMNVLHFHLTDDAGWRLEIKKYPKLTSVGAWRGEGAERTGGYYTQEDIKEIVAYATARNVDVIPEIEVPAHALASIAAYPDLCCTGEQYTVQTQHSISKEIYCVGKESTFDFLADVFKETFALFPSKYIHIGGDEAQYDRWKTCPHCQKRKQELGVKTEKEMQVYFNQRIQKMVKGYGKTIVGWDEIIEDGLKDKAVGMIWHDQKKAFKASEAGHYSVMALTGYCYFDVAESNIPGEVKAATWLQPISLEKAYQLNPMLEGLDPKYRPQILGAEATLWSDQFIHGTVLQEIAPINEDRSEKYFEYLTFPRMSALAEVCWTAHEKQAWPDFEKRIRTHYKRYDNAGFGYRVPLPKLISNEKGANGFTIKLESDVEGAQIRYTTDGTRANVYSPVYTQAVTVPKLSDFSAITVVNRNQYSLPLYFPEKYDKFKKYGALVAEWKPSAIKGKDFGTLEMNATGKINENGEYVLSFWYTEGHSRLEIKSVELYKNGVKIAEDVHDGYTGSSQENNQYKFKVDAYETGAAFTLKAVVRGDVDNDSNGAVFIKKQ, translated from the coding sequence ATGAAAACCAGATTAACAAAATGGGTGATGCTTGGCGTATTGCTAATAAGCGCTTTGCCTATGTATGCCCAGCTCAATATTATACCGCTTCCGGCAAGTATTAAAGAAAACGGAGCCTCATTTACCCTTAACAGTCAAACAAAAATATATTACGAGAAAGGTTTAAAGCAACAGGCAGAGCTGCTTTATTCGGCTTTATCACCTGCAACAGGCTTCAACTTTGAAGTTACAGACCAGAAAAAAGCAGTAAAAAACATAATCGTGCTAAAGGTAAGCAAAGGTGGAGCCCCAATGGCCAAAACCGATGCCCTAAACAAAGAAAGCTATAAACTAAGCGTTAAAAACGATGTAATCACAATTGAAGGTACAAGTCCTGCCGGCGTTTTTTATGGTGCCCAAACGTTATTGCAAATGCTGCCTGCAGAAATTTACAACAAACAACTTCAAAGAAAAACCATCTGGAAAATTAAAGGTGCTGAGATTGCTGATGCCCCATCATATGAGTGGCGCGGGATGATGCTCGATGTTGCCCGTTATTTCTTCGGAAAGCACTTCGTGCTTAAATTTATCGATATGATGGCAATGTATAAAATGAACGTTTTACATTTCCACCTTACCGATGATGCCGGATGGCGTTTGGAAATTAAAAAATACCCAAAACTTACATCAGTAGGCGCATGGCGAGGCGAGGGTGCAGAACGTACCGGCGGCTACTATACTCAAGAAGATATTAAAGAAATAGTAGCCTATGCTACTGCCAGAAATGTAGATGTTATTCCGGAAATTGAAGTGCCTGCCCATGCTTTGGCTTCAATAGCTGCTTATCCTGATTTGTGCTGTACCGGCGAACAATACACAGTTCAAACGCAACACTCTATCAGTAAAGAAATTTATTGCGTAGGTAAAGAGTCTACTTTTGATTTTCTGGCCGATGTATTTAAAGAAACCTTCGCTTTGTTCCCTTCCAAATACATTCACATAGGTGGAGATGAGGCACAGTACGACCGCTGGAAAACCTGCCCGCATTGCCAAAAAAGAAAGCAGGAGCTAGGTGTTAAAACCGAAAAAGAAATGCAGGTTTACTTTAACCAGCGCATCCAGAAAATGGTAAAAGGATACGGTAAAACCATTGTAGGCTGGGATGAGATTATAGAAGATGGTTTAAAGGACAAAGCCGTTGGTATGATCTGGCACGATCAGAAAAAAGCTTTTAAAGCATCAGAAGCCGGTCACTATTCAGTAATGGCACTAACAGGGTATTGCTATTTCGACGTTGCAGAAAGTAACATACCTGGCGAGGTAAAAGCGGCAACATGGTTGCAGCCAATTTCTTTAGAAAAAGCTTATCAGCTAAACCCGATGTTAGAAGGTTTAGACCCCAAATACCGCCCGCAAATATTAGGAGCAGAAGCTACACTATGGTCAGACCAGTTTATTCATGGTACAGTACTACAGGAAATTGCCCCAATTAACGAAGATCGCTCTGAAAAATATTTTGAATATTTAACCTTCCCAAGGATGTCGGCTTTAGCAGAGGTATGCTGGACAGCCCATGAAAAACAAGCATGGCCAGATTTCGAAAAAAGAATAAGAACCCATTACAAACGCTACGACAATGCAGGTTTTGGCTATCGTGTGCCTTTGCCTAAATTGATCAGTAACGAAAAAGGGGCAAATGGCTTTACTATAAAACTGGAAAGCGACGTAGAGGGTGCACAGATCAGATATACTACTGATGGTACCCGCGCCAATGTATATTCGCCGGTTTATACACAAGCCGTAACCGTACCTAAACTTTCCGATTTTAGTGCAATTACAGTAGTAAACCGTAACCAGTATTCGTTACCGCTTTATTTCCCTGAAAAATACGACAAGTTTAAAAAGTACGGTGCCTTGGTTGCAGAGTGGAAACCATCAGCAATAAAAGGAAAAGACTTTGGTACATTAGAAATGAATGCTACCGGAAAGATCAATGAAAACGGAGAGTATGTGCTTTCATTCTGGTACACAGAAGGACACTCGCGTTTAGAAATCAAATCTGTAGAGCTTTATAAAAATGGCGTTAAAATAGCAGAAGACGTTCATGATGGCTATACAGGATCAAGTCAGGAAAACAATCAGTATAAATTTAAAGTTGATGCTTACGAGACAGGAGCAGCCTTTACCTTAAAGGCTGTGGTAAGGGGCGATGTTGACAATGATTCGAATGGTGCTGTTTTTATTAAAAAACAGTAA
- a CDS encoding alpha-L-rhamnosidase C-terminal domain-containing protein, whose product MTHAQASYKTPYGKVVSAWNKTANSFELRVDIPVNSKATIYIPATQSAALYEGVTPIKDLKEVTFKGFKNGLAVLQVGSGSYNFKAVTNP is encoded by the coding sequence ATAACACATGCACAGGCCAGCTATAAAACTCCTTACGGGAAAGTTGTTTCGGCATGGAACAAAACTGCAAACAGCTTTGAACTTAGAGTTGATATTCCGGTAAATTCTAAAGCAACTATCTATATTCCAGCTACTCAAAGTGCTGCTCTTTATGAAGGAGTAACCCCTATCAAAGATTTGAAAGAGGTTACTTTTAAAGGTTTTAAAAATGGTTTAGCAGTTTTACAGGTCGGCTCGGGCAGTTACAATTTTAAGGCTGTAACTAATCCTTAG
- a CDS encoding glycoside hydrolase family 71/99-like protein: MNIKHTVLLTALLFTGTVFAQSKHSKASRFKSYKGLIMAGYQGWHNAPDDGAGRGWYHYQSKGKFEPGSTNVDLWPETSELKKVYQTSFVHADGSPAYLPSAHDASTVETHFKWMKDYGLDGVFMQRFVAEIRGKSGRNHFNKVLENALKSSQKYGRAISVMYDLSGTRDSVDVPVLINDWKNLVDSMKITSQGNNQTYLYHNGKPLVVLWGVGFNDNRKYTLKDVEKMVDFLKNDPVYGGCSVMLGVPTYWREFGNDTEKNPRLHDIIKKADIVHPWTIGRYSNEATYSKYAEVQKGDIAWCKQNKLDYVGVVFPGFSWHNMNPKSPSNQIPRNRGRFFWKQLSTAIKNGAEMLYVAMFDEVDEGTAIFKVSKNPPIGASTFVKFEDDIPSDYYLYLSGYAGKMLRKQVPFNEDVPLPLKPKD; the protein is encoded by the coding sequence ATGAATATAAAGCATACAGTTTTACTTACTGCATTATTGTTTACGGGTACTGTATTTGCGCAAAGTAAACACAGTAAAGCATCTCGGTTTAAAAGTTATAAAGGTTTAATAATGGCCGGCTATCAGGGCTGGCATAACGCACCTGACGATGGTGCCGGCCGCGGCTGGTATCATTACCAATCTAAAGGAAAATTTGAACCGGGAAGTACAAATGTTGATTTATGGCCCGAAACAAGTGAGCTAAAAAAAGTATATCAAACATCTTTTGTACATGCTGATGGCAGCCCTGCCTACCTGCCCAGTGCTCATGATGCATCAACTGTTGAAACTCATTTTAAATGGATGAAAGATTATGGGCTCGATGGTGTTTTTATGCAACGGTTTGTTGCAGAAATCAGAGGGAAATCTGGTCGCAACCATTTCAATAAAGTACTTGAAAATGCTTTAAAATCCTCACAAAAGTATGGAAGGGCTATCTCCGTAATGTACGATTTGTCGGGTACAAGAGATAGTGTTGATGTACCTGTACTCATTAACGATTGGAAAAACCTGGTTGATAGCATGAAAATAACCAGTCAGGGAAACAACCAAACCTATTTGTACCATAACGGCAAACCTCTGGTAGTTTTATGGGGCGTCGGATTTAACGACAACCGTAAATACACCCTTAAGGATGTAGAAAAAATGGTCGATTTTTTAAAGAACGACCCTGTATACGGAGGCTGCTCTGTAATGTTAGGCGTACCAACTTACTGGCGTGAATTTGGAAACGACACAGAGAAAAACCCAAGGCTTCATGACATCATAAAAAAAGCCGACATTGTTCATCCCTGGACTATTGGGCGGTACAGCAATGAAGCTACTTATAGCAAATATGCAGAAGTGCAGAAAGGAGATATTGCCTGGTGCAAACAGAATAAACTGGATTATGTTGGGGTAGTGTTTCCCGGCTTTAGCTGGCATAATATGAACCCAAAATCGCCTTCAAATCAAATCCCAAGAAATAGGGGTAGGTTCTTTTGGAAACAACTCTCTACCGCAATAAAAAATGGTGCAGAGATGCTTTATGTAGCCATGTTTGATGAAGTAGACGAAGGGACAGCTATTTTCAAAGTCTCTAAAAATCCACCGATTGGAGCAAGCACCTTTGTGAAATTTGAGGATGATATACCATCAGATTACTACTTATACCTTTCCGGCTATGCAGGTAAAATGCTCAGAAAACAGGTTCCTTTTAATGAAGATGTTCCTTTGCCCTTAAAGCCTAAGGATTAG
- a CDS encoding HipA family kinase: MNKIHPQLRTVNVIRYVTPLREGGSMPAIAEADDEFLYVLKFRGAGQGVKALIAEIIGGEIARALGFKVPEIVFANLDEAFGRTEPDEEIQDLLKASVGLNLALHYLSGAITFDPTVTVVDARLASQIVWLDCLLTNMDRTARNTNMLIWHKELWLIDHGASLYFHHSMQNWQEQAIRPFALVKDHVLLPRASELNEVDTAFKAILTDELITSIVSLIPEEWLTDESGQETAEEGRQVYRQFLISRVANSEVFVKEAQNARESLI, from the coding sequence ATGAATAAAATCCATCCTCAATTGAGGACTGTTAATGTAATTCGATATGTTACCCCTTTGCGCGAGGGAGGCTCTATGCCTGCCATTGCAGAGGCCGACGATGAATTCCTATATGTACTAAAGTTTCGGGGCGCCGGACAGGGTGTAAAAGCCCTTATTGCAGAAATTATTGGAGGCGAAATTGCCAGGGCACTTGGATTTAAAGTGCCCGAAATAGTTTTTGCAAATCTGGACGAAGCCTTTGGACGCACCGAACCAGACGAGGAGATTCAGGATCTGCTTAAAGCCAGTGTAGGTTTAAATTTAGCCTTACATTATCTTTCAGGAGCAATAACATTCGATCCTACGGTTACCGTTGTTGATGCCAGGCTGGCCTCGCAAATTGTGTGGTTAGATTGTTTATTAACCAACATGGACCGTACCGCGCGCAATACCAATATGCTGATCTGGCATAAAGAATTGTGGCTTATAGATCATGGCGCATCATTATACTTCCATCATTCTATGCAAAACTGGCAAGAGCAGGCTATAAGGCCTTTCGCGCTGGTTAAAGATCATGTATTGCTGCCTCGGGCAAGTGAGCTTAACGAAGTTGATACAGCGTTTAAAGCTATTTTAACTGATGAACTGATCACATCAATTGTATCATTGATTCCGGAAGAGTGGCTTACAGATGAGTCGGGCCAGGAAACCGCCGAAGAAGGCAGACAGGTTTATCGTCAGTTCCTGATTTCGAGAGTTGCCAATTCAGAAGTTTTTGTAAAAGAAGCACAAAATGCAAGAGAGTCACTTATTTGA
- the idi gene encoding isopentenyl-diphosphate Delta-isomerase: MMTEKPVDEESVILVDEHDNVIGTMPKMEAHLAGKLHRAFSVFIFNTNGELLLQRRADDKYHSGGKWTNTCCSHPRLGEETLEAAHRRLNEEMGMECNLEYGFNFTYHAELASGLSENEYDHVFFGISNQEPHPNAQEVSEFKYINMTMLEEDIKARPELYTEWLKICFNRIIEYYNRYLFKKP, encoded by the coding sequence ATGATGACAGAGAAACCAGTGGATGAAGAAAGCGTAATACTTGTTGATGAGCATGATAATGTAATTGGAACAATGCCAAAAATGGAAGCCCATTTGGCAGGAAAGCTTCATCGTGCATTTTCCGTTTTTATATTTAATACGAATGGCGAGTTGCTTTTACAAAGAAGGGCCGACGATAAATACCACTCTGGAGGTAAATGGACCAATACATGTTGCAGTCATCCCAGATTGGGAGAAGAAACACTTGAAGCAGCCCACCGAAGATTAAATGAAGAGATGGGGATGGAATGCAACCTTGAATATGGTTTTAACTTTACCTATCATGCTGAACTTGCAAGCGGCCTTTCGGAGAATGAATACGACCATGTTTTTTTTGGCATAAGCAACCAGGAGCCCCATCCAAATGCCCAGGAAGTATCTGAATTCAAATATATAAATATGACAATGCTGGAAGAGGATATAAAAGCCAGACCCGAGCTGTATACCGAATGGCTTAAGATATGCTTTAACAGGATAATAGAATATTATAACAGATATCTTTTTAAAAAACCTTAA
- a CDS encoding family 78 glycoside hydrolase catalytic domain, protein MSKRTCIFIYMKQKLLTLISLVLLCYFPFTTYANEILTTGTLTCEYANNPLGVQSKAPRLGWIINAEQRNTQQIAWQILVADNQATLDKNIGNIWDSKKVTSNQSIQIAYKGKVLEPAKVYYWKVKVWDNHGNVSVWSKPAMWQMGLLNSSDWIGAKWIGYEELPAAERIVPAIHLRGNFTPKNDILPLFRRNFSIKGKLKSATAFISGLGHFDLSVNGSKVSDHILDAGWTEYDKHALYVTFDLTDQLKKGENTIGVMLGNGFYFIPRDDRYRKLTGAYGFPKLICRILLEYSDGSKENIVSDERWKTSPSPITYTSIYGGEDYNANLEQKDWDKPVFDDAKWKNAIIVQGSPVLNSQTAEPVRIFENFTPIKISSPKPGIWVYDMGQNASAIPAIEVNGKKGAVLRITPAELLNPDGTVNQSASGVPHYYDYTLKGVGNEKWQPRFTYYGFRYVQVEGAVPEKEENPNNLPVLTSLKSLHLRNSAENIGSFNCSNELFNKTFKLIDWAIKSNMVSVFTDCPHREKLGWLEEAHLMGGSVQYNYNIASLCRKIVKDMMAAQTKEGLIPDIAPEYTHFDGGFRDSPEWGSSGVIVPWYTYKWYGDKDVLEESYPMMQKYVAYLSSKATNHMLDHGLGDWYDIGPNSPGEAQLTPKKLTATAIYYYDIDIITKVARLLGKTEDAKKYEKLALQVKNAFNATFFDKETKRYSTGSQTAYAMALYMNLVEPEYIEAVVANLVNEIKGRNNSLTAGDIGYRYVLKVLDDAGRSDIIYDMNSKSDVPGYGWQLEHGATALTESWQAYGFVSNNHFMLGHLMEWQYSGLGA, encoded by the coding sequence ATGAGTAAAAGAACATGCATTTTTATTTACATGAAACAGAAATTGTTAACGCTTATTTCGCTTGTATTACTTTGTTATTTTCCATTTACAACGTACGCCAATGAAATTTTAACAACAGGTACCTTAACTTGTGAATATGCAAATAATCCGCTGGGTGTTCAATCTAAAGCTCCCAGATTAGGCTGGATCATAAATGCCGAGCAAAGAAACACGCAACAAATTGCATGGCAAATACTGGTTGCTGATAACCAGGCTACTCTTGATAAAAACATTGGGAATATCTGGGATTCTAAGAAGGTTACCTCTAATCAATCCATCCAAATTGCCTATAAAGGAAAGGTTTTGGAACCTGCAAAAGTCTACTACTGGAAAGTAAAAGTATGGGACAACCACGGAAATGTTTCAGTATGGAGCAAGCCTGCTATGTGGCAAATGGGTTTATTGAACAGCAGCGACTGGATTGGGGCTAAGTGGATTGGCTATGAGGAATTACCTGCTGCTGAACGTATTGTACCTGCAATACATTTAAGGGGTAACTTTACTCCGAAAAACGATATACTCCCTCTGTTTAGAAGAAACTTTTCTATTAAAGGAAAACTTAAAAGTGCAACTGCATTTATCTCGGGATTAGGCCATTTTGACCTTAGCGTTAACGGATCGAAAGTTAGCGACCATATATTGGATGCCGGATGGACTGAATATGATAAGCATGCGCTGTACGTAACTTTTGATTTAACAGATCAGCTAAAAAAAGGCGAAAATACCATAGGTGTTATGCTGGGCAATGGTTTCTATTTTATACCAAGAGATGATCGATACAGAAAGCTAACAGGTGCTTATGGATTTCCTAAGTTAATTTGCCGTATTCTGCTTGAGTATAGTGATGGTAGTAAAGAGAACATTGTGAGTGATGAGCGCTGGAAAACTTCTCCATCTCCAATAACCTATACCAGTATTTATGGCGGCGAGGATTACAATGCAAACCTTGAACAAAAAGACTGGGATAAACCTGTATTTGATGATGCGAAATGGAAGAATGCAATAATTGTACAGGGTTCGCCCGTTTTAAACTCGCAAACCGCAGAGCCGGTAAGGATATTTGAGAACTTTACACCAATCAAAATATCAAGTCCTAAGCCCGGCATATGGGTTTACGATATGGGTCAAAATGCTTCTGCAATTCCGGCAATAGAAGTAAATGGTAAAAAAGGTGCGGTATTACGGATTACTCCTGCTGAACTGCTAAATCCTGATGGAACTGTAAACCAATCTGCCTCGGGCGTGCCACATTATTACGATTATACCTTGAAAGGAGTAGGTAACGAGAAATGGCAGCCACGTTTTACTTATTATGGTTTTAGATATGTGCAGGTTGAAGGGGCTGTTCCTGAAAAAGAAGAAAACCCTAACAATTTACCTGTATTAACTTCCTTAAAAAGTCTTCATCTTAGAAATTCAGCTGAGAACATTGGCAGTTTCAATTGTTCAAATGAGCTGTTCAACAAAACATTTAAACTTATAGATTGGGCAATTAAAAGCAATATGGTAAGTGTTTTTACAGATTGTCCGCATCGCGAAAAATTAGGCTGGCTAGAAGAAGCGCACCTGATGGGAGGCTCAGTTCAATACAATTATAATATTGCCTCGCTTTGCAGGAAAATAGTTAAAGATATGATGGCAGCCCAGACCAAGGAAGGCTTAATCCCTGATATTGCTCCGGAATATACTCATTTTGATGGCGGTTTTAGAGATTCTCCGGAATGGGGAAGCAGTGGTGTAATAGTGCCATGGTATACTTACAAATGGTACGGAGATAAGGATGTGCTTGAAGAAAGCTACCCAATGATGCAGAAATATGTTGCTTACTTAAGCTCAAAAGCAACCAATCATATGCTTGATCATGGTTTGGGAGATTGGTATGATATAGGGCCAAATTCGCCGGGCGAAGCTCAGCTCACTCCCAAAAAGCTTACTGCAACTGCCATTTACTACTATGATATTGACATTATTACTAAAGTTGCCAGGTTGTTGGGTAAAACTGAGGATGCAAAAAAGTATGAAAAACTAGCTTTACAAGTGAAAAATGCTTTTAACGCAACTTTTTTTGACAAAGAAACCAAACGATATTCTACTGGGAGCCAAACTGCCTACGCCATGGCCCTTTATATGAATCTTGTTGAACCTGAATATATAGAGGCTGTAGTAGCTAATCTGGTTAATGAAATTAAAGGTAGAAACAACAGCCTTACAGCAGGCGATATTGGTTACCGGTATGTTCTAAAAGTGTTGGATGATGCAGGACGTTCGGACATAATTTACGACATGAACAGCAAATCTGATGTGCCGGGTTATGGCTGGCAGCTTGAACATGGGGCAACTGCACTTACAGAATCGTGGCAGGCTTATGGTTTTGTATCAAACAATCATTTTATGCTGGGCCATTTAATGGAATGGCAATATAGTGGCCTAGGGGCATAA